One Granulicella sp. 5B5 DNA window includes the following coding sequences:
- a CDS encoding copper resistance protein CopC encodes MSRASLLRWLTLSGLVLFIFSMQALGQGCSQCLDSTRATPPSVQAAYRHAILLLGGAGMMLFVGGVVVLRRSR; translated from the coding sequence GTGAGCCGCGCTTCTCTCTTGCGCTGGCTGACGCTGAGTGGGCTGGTGCTGTTTATCTTCAGCATGCAGGCGCTGGGGCAAGGGTGCTCGCAATGCCTGGACTCTACGCGGGCTACGCCGCCGAGCGTGCAGGCCGCTTACAGACATGCGATTCTGCTGCTGGGGGGCGCGGGGATGATGCTGTTTGTGGGTGGGGTGGTAGTGCTCCGGCGGTCGCGGTAG
- a CDS encoding cytochrome c oxidase subunit 3 — translation MPTILTPPEIDRKRDRHDGDEGAGGTGNGQKPPTDKRTGGNGDGENWNNRPQGHRGPRERLSSARVGLFFALGGDMMFFVALVSIFFVNKQSGHFDAYSHYINEWLPTAIPSILWLNTAVLLLSSVSAEIARQGMFDEKKTMDEWFGFGRPVSNRASAWLAATLVLGMMFLAGQWIAWRQLQAQHVFFASSMSSHFFYLITVTHAVHLFLGIGALAGALLVLWRSRSMLTRQVLVDGTVWYWHVMGLLWLFLFILLEFGQ, via the coding sequence ATGCCGACCATCCTGACACCACCGGAGATCGACCGCAAACGAGATCGCCATGACGGCGACGAGGGCGCTGGCGGTACCGGCAACGGCCAGAAGCCGCCAACGGACAAGCGCACGGGTGGCAATGGCGACGGCGAGAACTGGAACAACCGTCCGCAGGGGCACCGCGGGCCGAGAGAACGGCTGTCGTCGGCGCGGGTAGGGCTGTTCTTTGCGCTGGGCGGCGACATGATGTTCTTCGTCGCGCTGGTGAGCATCTTCTTTGTGAACAAGCAGAGCGGGCACTTTGATGCCTACAGTCACTACATCAATGAGTGGCTGCCGACGGCGATCCCGTCGATCCTGTGGCTGAATACGGCGGTGCTGCTGCTGAGTTCAGTGTCGGCCGAGATTGCGCGGCAGGGGATGTTCGACGAGAAGAAGACGATGGATGAGTGGTTCGGGTTCGGCAGGCCGGTGTCGAATCGCGCGAGCGCGTGGCTGGCGGCGACGCTGGTACTGGGGATGATGTTCCTGGCCGGGCAGTGGATTGCGTGGAGGCAGTTGCAGGCGCAGCATGTGTTCTTCGCCTCCAGCATGAGCAGCCACTTCTTCTACCTGATTACCGTGACGCACGCGGTACATCTGTTTCTGGGGATCGGCGCGCTGGCAGGGGCGCTGCTGGTGCTGTGGCGGTCGCGGTCGATGCTGACGCGGCAGGTGCTGGTGGACGGCACGGTGTGGTACTGGCACGTGATGGGCCTGCTGTGGCTGTTCCTGTTTATCCTGCTGGAGTTTGGGCAGTGA
- a CDS encoding cbb3-type cytochrome c oxidase subunit I produces MRVFSTRHRDVGLGYVAISLVAVAVGMLLSLVMRLHLTWPDWSLPLHGPVLPEEYLAIVTMHGTLMLFFVLTVAPLSGFGNLILPAQIGTRRMAFPRLNALGMWTMWLALVAALAAFFVPGGAPIGGWTAYPPLSESPLAGPGQGAGMDLWMASIALFCVAGTMNAVITLTTIVKRRCEGMTWERLPLTVWAWFTAALLSVPAFSVLLAALVLLFCDRHLHSGFFVPGQEWINGVMIEHRGDGSPLLWLHLFWFFGHPEVYIAILPGMGLVSMVIANFARRRVFAYRLMIATTLLIGLLGIVVWGHHMFVAGLNPFAGTVFSVASLAIALPSSAKVLSWLVTAWGSRAPGGQRKPMATPMLYALGFVSFFITGGLTGPVLAQPILDEYLHNTFFVIAHFHLIMSMAAIFGIFCAVHYWYPLVFRRQLSERLGRWHFWLTLLAAYGTFLPMYITGLGGEPRHYAQLNGIAGPGARLLALTMPLQRHITYSAVVLIAAQVLFFWNIQRTARGPKLTEENPWGATTLEWAPGAMDDEGPKVRVVREPCCYEQDGEGFVPQWAEPEAVSGIPIPLRGEAE; encoded by the coding sequence ATGAGGGTGTTTTCGACGCGGCATCGGGATGTTGGGTTGGGATATGTGGCGATCTCGCTGGTGGCGGTGGCGGTGGGGATGCTGCTGTCGCTGGTGATGCGGCTGCATTTAACATGGCCGGACTGGTCACTGCCGCTGCATGGGCCGGTGCTGCCGGAGGAGTACCTGGCGATTGTGACGATGCACGGCACGTTGATGCTGTTCTTTGTGCTGACGGTGGCGCCTCTCTCGGGGTTTGGGAACTTGATTCTGCCGGCGCAGATTGGGACGCGGCGGATGGCGTTTCCGCGGCTGAATGCGCTGGGGATGTGGACGATGTGGCTGGCGCTGGTGGCCGCGCTGGCGGCGTTCTTTGTGCCGGGAGGTGCGCCGATTGGCGGCTGGACGGCGTATCCGCCGCTGTCCGAAAGCCCGCTGGCTGGGCCGGGCCAAGGCGCGGGGATGGACCTGTGGATGGCGAGCATCGCGTTGTTCTGCGTGGCCGGGACGATGAATGCAGTGATTACGCTGACGACGATTGTGAAGCGTCGGTGTGAGGGGATGACGTGGGAGCGGTTGCCTCTGACCGTGTGGGCGTGGTTTACGGCGGCGCTGCTGAGCGTGCCAGCGTTCAGTGTGCTGCTGGCGGCGCTCGTGCTGCTGTTCTGCGACCGGCACCTGCATAGCGGGTTCTTTGTGCCGGGGCAGGAGTGGATCAATGGGGTGATGATCGAGCATCGCGGGGACGGGTCGCCGCTGCTGTGGCTGCACCTGTTCTGGTTCTTCGGGCATCCGGAGGTGTATATCGCGATATTGCCGGGGATGGGGCTGGTGTCGATGGTGATTGCGAACTTTGCGCGACGGCGGGTGTTCGCGTACAGGCTGATGATTGCGACGACGCTGCTGATTGGCCTGCTGGGGATTGTGGTGTGGGGACACCATATGTTTGTGGCCGGGTTGAATCCGTTTGCAGGGACGGTGTTCAGCGTGGCGTCGCTGGCGATTGCGCTGCCGTCAAGCGCGAAGGTGCTGAGCTGGCTGGTGACGGCGTGGGGGTCGCGTGCGCCGGGAGGCCAGCGAAAGCCGATGGCAACGCCCATGCTGTATGCGCTGGGATTTGTGTCGTTCTTTATTACCGGTGGCCTCACCGGACCAGTTTTAGCTCAGCCGATTTTGGATGAGTACCTGCACAACACATTCTTTGTGATTGCGCACTTTCACCTGATCATGTCGATGGCGGCGATCTTCGGGATCTTCTGCGCAGTGCATTACTGGTATCCGCTGGTATTTCGGCGGCAGCTGTCGGAGCGGTTGGGGCGGTGGCACTTCTGGCTGACGCTGCTGGCGGCGTATGGGACGTTTCTGCCGATGTACATTACGGGGCTGGGCGGCGAGCCGAGGCACTATGCGCAGCTGAACGGGATCGCCGGGCCGGGAGCGCGGCTGCTGGCGCTGACGATGCCGCTGCAACGGCATATTACATACTCGGCCGTGGTGCTGATTGCGGCGCAGGTGCTGTTCTTCTGGAACATACAGCGGACGGCGCGCGGGCCGAAGCTGACTGAGGAAAACCCGTGGGGAGCGACGACGCTGGAGTGGGCGCCCGGGGCGATGGATGACGAAGGGCCGAAGGTAAGGGTGGTTCGAGAGCCATGTTGTTATGAACAGGATGGCGAGGGATTTGTGCCGCAGTGGGCAGAGCCAGAGGCCGTGAGCGGGATTCCCATTCCGTTGCGGGGAGAAGCAGAGTAA
- a CDS encoding cytochrome C oxidase subunit II: MASLQTSDVVRWGWFLPRDAALHGPALDAHLMLNLWIVLGLAVLAHGLLLVGVMVRRRRAKLPVVMLEYLPLLALTALFAWLATKSEQLWASQRYVGADPAAMQVEVTGEQFAWYFRYPGVDAAFGRTKLPLVSAAEGNSLGIDPTDPKGKDDIVTSQLVLPAGREVDLTLRSLDVIHGFSAPEMRLKQNAVPGQTAHIHFTPTVPGEYAILCTQVCGLGHYRMQSVLRVLPAKEFDAWLTQRELAKARFESEVSR; this comes from the coding sequence ATGGCTTCTTTGCAGACAAGTGATGTGGTGCGGTGGGGGTGGTTTTTGCCGCGCGATGCGGCGCTGCATGGGCCTGCGCTGGATGCTCACCTGATGCTGAACCTTTGGATCGTGCTGGGGCTCGCGGTGCTGGCCCATGGGTTGCTGCTGGTGGGGGTGATGGTGCGGCGCAGGCGGGCGAAGCTGCCGGTGGTGATGCTGGAGTATCTGCCGCTGCTGGCGTTGACGGCGCTGTTTGCGTGGCTGGCGACGAAGAGCGAGCAGCTTTGGGCATCTCAACGCTATGTGGGCGCGGACCCGGCGGCGATGCAGGTGGAGGTGACGGGCGAGCAGTTTGCATGGTACTTCCGGTACCCGGGGGTGGATGCGGCGTTTGGGCGGACGAAGCTGCCGCTGGTATCGGCGGCGGAGGGCAATTCGCTGGGGATCGACCCGACGGACCCGAAGGGTAAGGACGACATTGTGACGAGCCAGCTGGTGCTGCCGGCGGGGCGCGAGGTGGACCTGACGCTGCGGTCGCTGGATGTAATCCATGGGTTTTCCGCGCCGGAGATGCGGCTGAAGCAGAATGCGGTGCCGGGGCAAACGGCGCATATCCACTTCACGCCGACAGTACCGGGCGAGTACGCGATTTTGTGTACGCAGGTATGCGGGCTGGGGCACTATCGGATGCAGTCGGTGCTGCGGGTGCTGCCGGCGAAGGAGTTCGATGCGTGGCTGACGCAGCGTGAGCTGGCGAAGGCGCGGTTCGAGAGTGAGGTGTCGCGATGA
- the pdxT gene encoding pyridoxal 5'-phosphate synthase glutaminase subunit PdxT has product MRNDTVKIGVLALQGAFDVHAKRLEELGAEVRLVRKPEELAGLDGLVIPGGESTTFLKNLERVGFYDTLNEFVQTHPVFGTCAGCILLANEVTNPPQKSFAVLDVGVERNAYGRQNDSVILNEETSLPGGPLEMVFIRAPRISRVGKDVQVLAARDGHPTLVREGRLLAATFHPELTEDPRVHAYFLEMVKASKDRG; this is encoded by the coding sequence TTGAGGAACGACACGGTGAAGATCGGAGTGCTGGCGCTGCAGGGGGCGTTTGACGTCCATGCAAAGCGGCTGGAGGAGTTGGGGGCAGAGGTGCGCCTGGTGCGCAAACCGGAGGAGCTGGCCGGGCTGGATGGGCTGGTGATCCCTGGGGGCGAGTCCACGACGTTTTTGAAGAACCTGGAGCGGGTGGGGTTCTATGACACGCTGAATGAGTTTGTGCAGACGCATCCCGTGTTTGGGACGTGCGCGGGTTGCATCCTGCTGGCGAACGAGGTGACGAACCCGCCGCAGAAGTCGTTCGCGGTGCTGGATGTGGGGGTGGAGCGAAATGCGTACGGGCGGCAGAACGACTCGGTGATTTTGAACGAGGAGACTTCCCTGCCCGGCGGGCCGCTGGAGATGGTGTTTATCCGCGCGCCGAGGATCAGCCGTGTGGGCAAGGACGTTCAGGTGCTGGCGGCGCGCGATGGGCATCCGACGCTGGTGCGCGAAGGGCGGCTGCTGGCAGCTACGTTTCATCCGGAGCTAACAGAAGATCCGCGAGTGCATGCGTATTTTCTGGAGATGGTGAAGGCGAGCAAGGACCGGGGCTGA
- the pdxS gene encoding pyridoxal 5'-phosphate synthase lyase subunit PdxS yields MAQHVNGNGSSNGAGLRLKVGLAEMLKGGVIMDVMDVDQAVIAEAAGAVAVMALERVPAMIRAQGGVARMSHPGMIKAIQKAVSIPVMAKARIGHFVEAQVLETLSVDFIDESEVLTPADELHHIDKHAFKTPFVCGAKDLGEALRRIAEGAAMIRTKGEPGTGDVIHAVKHMRQITSEMKALTVLSEQELYAAAKNLRAPYELVVMVAKTGKLPVPNFSAGGIATPADAAMMMQLGAETVFVGSGIFMKEGNIRLEVGRYDAEEAKLFGVKEGEFKNPEERAEAESRAKAIVLAATHYNDPAIIAQASEDCLGAMKGLAVSAIEDADMMQHRGW; encoded by the coding sequence ATGGCACAGCATGTTAACGGCAATGGCTCAAGCAATGGCGCAGGTCTGCGACTGAAGGTCGGGCTGGCTGAGATGCTTAAGGGCGGCGTCATCATGGATGTGATGGACGTCGACCAGGCGGTGATTGCGGAGGCCGCAGGCGCCGTGGCAGTGATGGCGCTGGAACGCGTGCCGGCGATGATCCGGGCGCAGGGCGGGGTGGCGCGCATGTCGCATCCGGGAATGATCAAGGCGATCCAGAAGGCCGTGAGTATTCCGGTGATGGCGAAGGCGCGCATTGGACACTTCGTCGAGGCGCAGGTGCTGGAGACGCTGTCGGTGGACTTTATCGACGAGAGCGAGGTGCTGACGCCGGCGGATGAGCTGCACCACATCGACAAGCATGCGTTCAAGACGCCGTTCGTTTGCGGTGCGAAAGACCTGGGCGAGGCGCTGCGGCGTATTGCTGAAGGCGCGGCGATGATTCGCACGAAGGGCGAGCCGGGCACGGGCGATGTGATCCACGCGGTGAAGCACATGCGGCAGATCACGAGCGAGATGAAGGCGCTGACGGTGCTGAGCGAGCAGGAGCTTTATGCTGCCGCGAAGAACCTGCGCGCACCGTATGAGCTGGTGGTGATGGTGGCGAAGACGGGCAAGCTGCCGGTGCCGAACTTCTCGGCTGGCGGCATTGCGACGCCGGCGGATGCAGCGATGATGATGCAGCTGGGCGCGGAGACGGTATTTGTGGGTTCAGGCATCTTTATGAAGGAAGGCAATATTCGTCTTGAAGTGGGCCGCTACGATGCGGAGGAGGCGAAGCTCTTCGGCGTAAAGGAAGGCGAGTTCAAGAATCCGGAGGAGCGCGCGGAGGCGGAGAGCCGAGCGAAGGCGATTGTGCTGGCGGCGACGCACTACAACGATCCGGCGATCATTGCGCAGGCCAGCGAAGACTGCCTGGGCGCGATGAAGGGGCTGGCCGTGAGCGCGATCGAAGACGCCGACATGATGCAGCATCGCGGCTGGTAA
- the ppk1 gene encoding polyphosphate kinase 1 yields the protein MTTRKQTPAVGTAAAAGEATVRPARRVAKSLPGGRFINRDESWMQFNRRVLEEAEDASNPLLERVKFLAITASNLDEFVEIRVAGILQKMEEELGLPQRPDDGGFTQNERMAQLQEILHGFAKDQAECWNKKLAPALGTAGIRIVQWKQLREADRAFAQRYFHEEIDPLLTPVTLDPAHPFPRVLNKALCLALLLRHKRRAKNATSPKVLGVVTIPRALPTLIALPERDGRRGFLRLEDLIEAHLEGMFRGYNILDRATFRVTRNSNLYMQEEESRSLLETVAEELHNRRKGDAVRLEIEDGASEEIVERLRGNFELEPWQVFPTTAPVSLSRLFSLYGAIKQESLKFVEFHGRRLKLDKSRNIFAELRRGDILLHHPYDSYNTVEEFIEAGSGDPSVISIKQTLYRTSADSTIFGALREAAQSKDVMVVVELMARFDESSNIRWSRELEDAGVQVFHGIFGYKTHCKLALIVRRDSDGIVRSYAHLGTGNYNPVTARFYTDISLLTCRPEVTEAVMKVFRYLTAEWETGTDAYRPLMVAPVTLAKDFLRLIARETEHAKAGRKARIIAKMNGLLDEPTIEALYTASQAGVETDLIVRGMCALRPGVKGLSERIRVRSIVGRFLEHSRIFWFANGGSEEVFAGSADWMVRNLYERCEVVFPVEDEAAKRRLRDEILEAYLRDDIKARVLQPDGTYKRAQVETTSGGKKKVSGMSAQDWFMHISANPEMRLGAQQPEAVTPKEPVKLDAEATVAEAV from the coding sequence ATGACGACTCGGAAGCAGACACCTGCGGTGGGGACGGCGGCGGCCGCCGGAGAGGCAACGGTACGGCCAGCGCGTCGCGTCGCCAAGAGCCTGCCGGGCGGGCGGTTTATCAACCGCGATGAGAGCTGGATGCAGTTCAACCGGCGCGTGCTGGAAGAGGCGGAAGATGCGAGCAATCCGCTGCTGGAGCGGGTGAAGTTCCTGGCGATTACGGCGAGCAACCTGGATGAGTTTGTGGAGATCCGGGTGGCGGGCATCCTGCAGAAGATGGAAGAGGAGCTGGGGCTGCCGCAACGGCCGGATGACGGCGGCTTTACCCAGAACGAACGCATGGCGCAGCTGCAGGAGATCCTGCATGGGTTTGCGAAAGACCAGGCGGAGTGCTGGAACAAGAAGCTCGCACCGGCGCTGGGGACCGCAGGGATAAGGATTGTGCAGTGGAAGCAGCTGCGCGAGGCGGACCGGGCGTTCGCGCAACGGTACTTTCATGAGGAGATCGACCCGCTGCTGACGCCGGTGACGCTGGACCCGGCGCATCCGTTTCCGCGGGTGCTGAACAAGGCGCTGTGCCTGGCACTGTTGCTGCGGCATAAGCGCAGAGCTAAGAACGCGACCAGCCCGAAGGTGCTGGGAGTGGTAACGATTCCTCGCGCGCTGCCGACGCTGATCGCGCTGCCGGAGCGCGATGGGCGGCGCGGGTTTTTACGGCTGGAGGACCTGATTGAGGCGCACCTGGAGGGGATGTTCCGGGGGTACAACATTCTGGACCGCGCAACGTTCCGGGTGACTCGAAACAGCAATTTGTACATGCAGGAAGAAGAGAGCCGGTCGCTGCTGGAGACGGTGGCCGAGGAGCTGCACAACCGGCGCAAGGGCGATGCGGTAAGGCTGGAGATTGAGGACGGCGCGAGCGAAGAGATTGTGGAACGGCTGCGCGGGAACTTCGAGCTGGAGCCGTGGCAGGTGTTTCCGACGACGGCGCCGGTGAGCCTGTCACGGCTGTTTTCGCTGTATGGCGCGATCAAGCAGGAGAGCCTGAAGTTTGTGGAGTTCCATGGACGACGGCTGAAGCTGGATAAGAGCCGGAACATCTTTGCAGAACTGCGCAGGGGCGACATTCTGCTGCACCATCCGTATGACAGCTACAACACGGTGGAGGAGTTTATCGAGGCGGGGTCGGGCGATCCGAGTGTGATCTCGATCAAGCAGACGCTGTACCGGACGAGCGCGGACTCGACGATCTTTGGGGCGCTGCGCGAGGCGGCGCAGTCGAAGGACGTGATGGTGGTGGTGGAGCTGATGGCGCGGTTCGATGAGTCGTCGAACATTCGCTGGTCGCGCGAGCTGGAAGATGCGGGCGTGCAGGTGTTCCATGGGATCTTCGGGTACAAGACGCACTGCAAGCTGGCGCTGATTGTGCGGCGGGACTCGGATGGGATTGTGCGGAGCTATGCGCACCTGGGTACGGGCAACTACAACCCGGTGACCGCGAGATTTTATACGGACATCAGCCTGCTGACGTGCCGGCCGGAGGTGACCGAGGCGGTGATGAAGGTGTTCCGCTACCTGACGGCAGAGTGGGAGACAGGGACGGATGCGTATCGTCCGCTGATGGTGGCGCCGGTGACGCTGGCGAAGGATTTTCTGCGGCTGATCGCTCGTGAGACCGAACATGCGAAGGCAGGACGGAAGGCGCGGATTATCGCCAAGATGAATGGGCTGCTGGATGAGCCGACGATCGAGGCGCTGTATACGGCGTCGCAGGCTGGCGTAGAGACTGACCTGATTGTGCGTGGGATGTGCGCGCTGCGGCCGGGTGTGAAGGGGCTGAGCGAGAGGATTCGTGTGCGGTCGATTGTGGGGCGGTTCCTGGAGCATAGCCGGATCTTCTGGTTTGCGAATGGCGGCAGCGAAGAGGTGTTTGCAGGCAGCGCTGACTGGATGGTGCGGAACCTGTATGAGCGTTGCGAGGTGGTCTTCCCTGTCGAGGACGAGGCGGCGAAGCGGCGGCTGCGGGACGAGATCCTGGAGGCGTATTTGCGGGATGACATCAAGGCGCGTGTGTTGCAGCCGGATGGGACGTACAAGCGGGCACAGGTGGAGACGACGAGTGGCGGCAAGAAGAAGGTTTCGGGGATGAGCGCGCAGGACTGGTTCATGCACATCTCGGCGAACCCGGAGATGAGGCTGGGTGCGCAGCAGCCGGAGGCGGTGACACCGAAGGAGCCGGTGAAGCTGGACGCCGAGGCGACGGTGGCGGAAGCGGTGTAG
- a CDS encoding COX15/CtaA family protein yields MAKTTIVGMGAMVNWLRRGRGISGYAAFVVGFMVLVIVEGAVVRATGSGNGCGNHWPLCNGEIIPHHPRIATVIEYVHRSLTGVCTWLVVGLIAWVFMAREKGDIARRAVVWTGVLLLTEGALGAVLVKGGYVENNASTARVIVQGIHFSNTLLLLGAMTLTWWWLRGGTVMALEGRSRVVAWVALATTLLVGATGAVAALADTLFPSPDLQRGLMQDFAAHAPLLIRMRWLHPAASVIALACAVWLSVSLRSRIGRWVLGLIALQIVLGVTDVLLLAPTWMQVLHLLGADAYWIALVAACSGVFVGEERRRIAVGSEPLARMTA; encoded by the coding sequence ATGGCGAAGACTACAATCGTGGGTATGGGCGCGATGGTGAATTGGTTGCGGCGTGGGCGTGGGATCAGCGGGTATGCCGCGTTTGTGGTGGGGTTCATGGTGCTGGTGATTGTGGAGGGCGCGGTGGTGCGCGCGACCGGGTCCGGTAATGGGTGCGGGAACCACTGGCCGCTGTGCAATGGAGAGATCATTCCGCATCATCCGCGGATTGCGACGGTGATTGAGTATGTGCACCGGTCGCTGACGGGCGTATGTACGTGGCTGGTGGTGGGGCTGATTGCATGGGTGTTCATGGCGCGGGAGAAGGGCGATATTGCGCGGCGCGCGGTGGTGTGGACCGGAGTGCTGCTGCTGACCGAAGGCGCGCTGGGCGCGGTGCTGGTGAAGGGCGGGTACGTCGAGAACAATGCGTCAACGGCACGAGTGATTGTGCAGGGGATACATTTTTCGAACACCCTGCTGCTGCTGGGCGCGATGACGCTGACGTGGTGGTGGCTGCGTGGCGGTACGGTGATGGCGCTGGAGGGGCGGTCGCGCGTGGTGGCGTGGGTTGCGCTGGCGACGACTCTGCTTGTGGGCGCGACGGGCGCGGTGGCTGCGCTGGCGGACACGCTGTTCCCTTCTCCAGATTTGCAGAGGGGGTTGATGCAGGACTTTGCGGCCCATGCGCCGTTGCTGATCCGGATGCGGTGGCTGCATCCGGCGGCGAGTGTGATTGCGCTGGCGTGCGCGGTGTGGCTGAGTGTAAGTCTGCGGTCGCGAATTGGACGCTGGGTGCTGGGGTTGATTGCACTGCAGATCGTGCTGGGCGTGACCGATGTGCTGCTGCTGGCTCCGACGTGGATGCAGGTGCTGCATCTGCTGGGTGCGGACGCGTACTGGATCGCGCTGGTCGCGGCGTGCTCGGGGGTGTTTGTGGGGGAGGAGCGGAGGCGGATAGCGGTGGGTTCCGAGCCGCTCGCAAGAATGACTGCCTGA
- the proC gene encoding pyrroline-5-carboxylate reductase, translating into MNTAASGKTTGHAPAAMRVAVLGAGKMGGILLQAFLRSGLLTPEQIVATVAHEGRATALSQQYGVMVTTDNSAAVAGADVVLLGVKPQQMGDVVRGIAAGLKPGVLLISVAASVKTKAIEEAAGKDASVIRAMPNTPAALGAGITALCRGSHVTDEQMTLAQRIFATVGRTVIVDEKHMDAVTGLSGSGPAFLYIIIEALAEAGVNVGLPRDVATQLAAQTTYGAAKMVLETGSHPALLKDEVTTPAGCTVDGILELEEGGLRVTLIKAVKRATERARELGRE; encoded by the coding sequence ATGAATACTGCGGCGAGCGGGAAGACGACGGGGCATGCACCGGCAGCGATGCGGGTGGCGGTGCTGGGTGCGGGCAAGATGGGCGGCATTCTGCTGCAGGCGTTTTTGCGCAGCGGGCTGTTGACGCCGGAGCAGATTGTCGCGACAGTGGCGCATGAGGGCCGGGCGACGGCGCTGAGTCAGCAGTATGGCGTGATGGTGACGACTGACAACTCGGCTGCTGTGGCGGGCGCGGATGTGGTGCTGCTGGGAGTGAAGCCGCAGCAGATGGGCGATGTGGTGCGCGGGATCGCGGCCGGGCTGAAGCCGGGAGTACTGCTGATCTCGGTTGCGGCGAGCGTGAAGACCAAGGCGATTGAAGAGGCCGCTGGCAAGGACGCCAGCGTGATTCGGGCTATGCCGAATACTCCGGCGGCGCTGGGCGCGGGGATTACGGCGCTGTGTCGCGGGTCGCATGTGACGGATGAGCAGATGACGCTGGCGCAGCGGATCTTTGCGACGGTTGGGCGGACGGTGATCGTGGATGAGAAGCATATGGACGCGGTGACAGGTTTGTCGGGGTCGGGGCCGGCGTTTTTGTACATCATTATTGAGGCGCTGGCGGAGGCCGGCGTGAACGTTGGGCTGCCGCGCGATGTGGCGACTCAACTGGCCGCGCAGACGACGTATGGCGCGGCGAAGATGGTGCTGGAGACAGGGTCGCACCCGGCGCTGCTGAAGGACGAGGTGACGACTCCGGCAGGGTGCACGGTGGATGGGATTCTGGAGCTGGAAGAAGGGGGGCTACGTGTGACGCTGATCAAGGCGGTGAAGCGGGCGACGGAGCGGGCGAGAGAATTGGGCAGAGAGTAG
- a CDS encoding helix-turn-helix domain-containing protein, with protein sequence MASTQLRSQIRRVAPYFRSLSLTGEPGCGEEAVARLLHQMCPVHELGFAMVHATEAEEWFGGEGVVDWRGVGLLYLPEAERLSRAAQEGLLRMMRQHGTQTTRVVAFVGRGLKPYISAGFFLPELAGYLASLRVALPTLRDRAADLPALIHDRLQRRRMEQAAVGLRTRPVYATDSFLDAAAEQEWPGNLYQLNDVVDWLVEHRAGVPLDAEDLGAALKSSEQKPRPVAARARLVKLDQIVQEHIRNVLLACNGNKLKAAEVLGISRSTLYRMLDAAEAGPLLLAG encoded by the coding sequence ATGGCGAGCACGCAGTTGCGGTCGCAGATACGGCGGGTGGCGCCGTACTTTCGGAGCCTGTCGCTGACAGGCGAGCCGGGGTGCGGCGAGGAGGCGGTGGCTCGGTTGCTGCACCAGATGTGCCCGGTGCATGAACTGGGGTTTGCGATGGTGCATGCCACCGAGGCCGAGGAGTGGTTTGGCGGCGAGGGTGTGGTCGACTGGCGGGGTGTCGGGCTGCTGTATCTGCCGGAGGCAGAGCGGCTGTCTCGTGCAGCGCAGGAGGGGCTGTTGCGGATGATGCGACAGCATGGGACGCAGACAACGCGGGTGGTGGCGTTTGTGGGGCGCGGGTTGAAGCCCTATATCAGCGCAGGATTCTTTCTGCCGGAGCTGGCTGGATATCTGGCGTCGCTGCGGGTGGCACTGCCGACGCTGCGGGATCGGGCGGCGGACCTGCCGGCGCTGATCCATGACAGGCTGCAGCGGCGCAGGATGGAGCAGGCGGCGGTGGGGCTGCGGACGCGACCAGTGTATGCGACAGACAGCTTTCTGGACGCAGCGGCCGAGCAGGAGTGGCCGGGCAATTTGTATCAGTTGAATGATGTGGTGGACTGGCTGGTGGAGCATCGTGCCGGGGTTCCGCTGGATGCGGAGGACCTTGGTGCGGCGCTGAAGTCCAGCGAGCAGAAGCCCAGGCCGGTTGCGGCGCGGGCGCGGCTGGTGAAGCTGGACCAGATTGTGCAGGAACACATCCGGAACGTGCTGCTGGCTTGCAATGGAAACAAGCTGAAGGCAGCGGAGGTGCTGGGGATCAGCCGGTCGACGCTGTACCGGATGCTGGACGCAGCGGAGGCGGGGCCGTTGTTGTTGGCGGGTTAG
- a CDS encoding BrxA/BrxB family bacilliredoxin: protein MYPELMVIPMREELTKAGIAEARTAADVDAALAEPGTTMVVVNSICGCAAGKMRPGVRMALQGNVKPDHAISVFAGQDREATEKARGYFGGHPPTSPAIAILRDGQLIYLMQRSAIESSTAPAIAAELNRAFEAYCAKANV, encoded by the coding sequence ATGTACCCAGAGTTGATGGTGATTCCGATGCGCGAGGAGCTGACCAAGGCCGGCATCGCAGAGGCGCGGACGGCGGCGGATGTGGATGCGGCGCTGGCTGAGCCCGGCACGACAATGGTGGTGGTGAACTCGATCTGCGGCTGCGCGGCGGGCAAGATGCGTCCTGGTGTGCGGATGGCCCTGCAGGGCAACGTGAAGCCGGACCATGCGATCAGCGTGTTTGCGGGGCAGGACCGCGAGGCGACGGAGAAGGCGCGTGGGTACTTTGGCGGTCATCCACCGACGAGCCCGGCGATTGCGATTCTGCGCGATGGGCAGCTGATCTATCTGATGCAGCGGTCGGCGATCGAGAGCTCGACGGCACCGGCGATTGCGGCGGAGCTGAACCGGGCGTTCGAGGCGTACTGCGCGAAGGCAAACGTCTAA